In one Prosthecochloris aestuarii DSM 271 genomic region, the following are encoded:
- the ftsH gene encoding ATP-dependent zinc metalloprotease FtsH gives MAQQEKKRDQIRNKFKPVKGDENSQFGLFGGGGDGNGDGGPRIPKVLIYMMVGLVFVFLFQRFFGSNAGPEITYNEYRKVLGTNSVTMVTVETFPDRSALLIGKMKSQSGLKLVDGSTVMTDNFSVRVPDFPMDQVDKLADSGIEVTVRDGTNELNNFLILLAPWIIFAFIYFFIFRRMNMQNGGAQKNIFSFGKSRAKLMSDFDVSVKFEDVAGVDEAIEELKETVEFLMSPEKFQKIGGKIPKGVLLLGPPGTGKTLLAKAIAGEAKVPFFSISGADFVEMFVGVGAARVRDLFETAKKNAPCIVFIDEIDAVGRSRGAGVGGGHDEREQTLNQLLVEMDGFTTKDNVILIAATNRPDVLDTALLRPGRFDRQITIDKPDIRGREAILKIHSRKTPLTDDVDLKAVAQSTPGFSGADLANLINESALLASRKGQTEINSDNFDEARDKILMGPERRSMYISEEQKKITAYHESGHVLVAKFTKGSDPIHKVTIIPRGRSLGQTAYLPMEDRYTHNREYLIAMITYALGGRVAEELIFNEISTGAANDIEKATDIARKMVRNWGMSDKLGPINYGNGHKEVFLGKDYSHVREYSEETALQIDVEVRNIIMECMENAQRILSENKIILQTLAEELIEKEALSGEEIDSIIDSVATNPAAT, from the coding sequence ATGGCTCAACAAGAGAAGAAAAGGGATCAGATACGCAACAAGTTTAAACCTGTGAAAGGTGATGAAAACTCGCAGTTCGGATTGTTTGGCGGAGGAGGTGATGGAAATGGAGATGGCGGACCGCGGATTCCGAAGGTTCTGATCTATATGATGGTGGGACTTGTGTTTGTTTTTCTTTTTCAACGTTTTTTTGGCTCCAATGCAGGTCCTGAGATCACCTACAATGAATACCGCAAGGTACTGGGAACCAATAGCGTGACAATGGTGACTGTGGAGACATTTCCTGACCGCTCTGCGCTTCTGATCGGGAAGATGAAAAGCCAGTCGGGACTGAAACTGGTTGATGGCTCGACGGTTATGACAGACAATTTTTCCGTGAGGGTTCCCGATTTCCCGATGGACCAGGTGGATAAACTGGCTGACAGCGGAATCGAGGTTACGGTTCGCGATGGAACCAATGAGCTGAACAATTTTCTTATTCTGCTTGCGCCGTGGATTATTTTCGCCTTTATCTATTTCTTTATTTTCCGTCGCATGAACATGCAGAATGGCGGAGCTCAGAAAAACATCTTCTCGTTCGGCAAGAGCCGGGCGAAGCTGATGAGCGACTTCGATGTCAGTGTAAAGTTTGAAGATGTGGCGGGCGTGGACGAAGCGATCGAGGAGCTGAAGGAAACTGTCGAGTTCCTGATGAGTCCGGAGAAGTTCCAGAAAATCGGCGGCAAAATACCAAAAGGCGTGTTGCTGTTAGGCCCTCCGGGAACGGGCAAAACGCTTCTCGCCAAAGCGATTGCGGGCGAGGCGAAGGTGCCGTTTTTCTCTATTTCGGGTGCGGATTTCGTTGAAATGTTCGTAGGCGTCGGTGCAGCAAGGGTTCGAGATCTTTTTGAAACTGCCAAGAAAAATGCTCCGTGCATCGTGTTTATCGATGAGATCGATGCTGTTGGCCGCAGCAGAGGCGCAGGCGTAGGCGGCGGCCACGATGAGCGTGAACAGACCCTGAACCAGCTTCTGGTGGAGATGGACGGGTTTACCACGAAAGATAATGTGATCCTGATTGCTGCGACCAACCGTCCGGATGTTCTCGATACGGCGCTCCTCAGACCCGGCCGCTTCGACCGTCAGATTACGATCGACAAGCCCGATATTCGCGGACGTGAAGCTATTCTGAAAATTCACTCGCGCAAAACACCGCTTACTGACGACGTTGACCTGAAAGCGGTTGCGCAGAGCACTCCGGGATTTTCCGGCGCGGACCTGGCCAACCTGATCAACGAATCGGCGCTGCTTGCCTCTCGCAAGGGGCAGACGGAGATCAACAGCGACAACTTCGATGAAGCGCGAGACAAGATACTGATGGGACCGGAGCGAAGAAGTATGTACATCTCCGAAGAACAGAAGAAGATTACAGCCTATCACGAGTCTGGCCATGTGCTGGTAGCCAAGTTTACAAAGGGTTCGGATCCGATCCACAAGGTGACGATCATTCCCAGAGGCCGTTCGCTGGGCCAGACGGCGTATTTGCCGATGGAGGACCGCTACACCCACAACAGAGAGTACCTGATCGCTATGATCACCTACGCGCTTGGCGGAAGGGTCGCTGAAGAACTGATATTCAACGAAATCAGTACGGGAGCGGCTAACGATATCGAAAAAGCGACCGATATCGCACGCAAAATGGTACGAAACTGGGGCATGAGCGACAAACTTGGACCGATCAACTACGGTAACGGGCACAAGGAGGTCTTTCTGGGCAAGGATTACTCGCACGTGCGGGAGTACAGCGAAGAAACAGCGCTGCAGATCGACGTCGAGGTACGCAATATCATTATGGAGTGCATGGAAAACGCCCAACGTATTCTCAGCGAGAACAAGATAATCCTGCAGACCCTTGCCGAGGAACTGATTGAAAAAGAAGCGTTGAGCGGTGAAGAGATCGACAGCATTATCGACTCCGTCGCCACGAACCCTGCTGCAACCTGA
- the rpsA gene encoding 30S ribosomal protein S1: MSETQTIEQPKVTESGHGNQRVKFFAEYELSELQQMEKLYSSTLNEITEEEIVKGRIVGISNKDVTIDVGYKSEGIVSKLEFRDEDELKVGDEVEVYLENIEDKMGQLILSKRKADVLRIWDKIYDSIENDTIINGKIINRVKGGMTVSLSGVEAFLPGSQIDVKPVRDFDALVGQTMDFRVVKINPVTQNIVVSHKVILEEEYAAKREEMLANIKVGMVLEGTVKNITDFGIFVDLGGLDGLVHITDITWGRINHPSEVVELDQPIKVVVVGFDEDTKRVSLGMKQLEPHPWENIEIKYPVGTKTNGRVVSITDYGAFVEIEKGIEGLVHISEMSWTQHIKHPSQFVSLGQEVEVVILNIDKDHTKLSLSMKRVTEDPWIALSEKYIEASLHKGTVSNITDFGVFVELEPGVDGLVHISDLSWTKKIRHPSELVKKNQDLEVKVLKFDVNARRIALGHKQINPDPWDEFEQKYAVGAECAGEISQIIEKGVIVILPGDVDGFVPVSHLLQGGVKDIHTSFKVGDALPLRVIEFDKENKRIILSALEYFKDKSKEEIEEYLQAHPNEKKEIEDASASLESQPKSSKKA, encoded by the coding sequence ATGTCAGAAACACAAACAATCGAACAACCGAAGGTAACTGAGTCAGGTCACGGTAATCAGCGGGTCAAATTTTTTGCAGAGTACGAACTTTCCGAACTTCAGCAGATGGAGAAGCTCTATTCGAGCACGCTCAACGAGATCACTGAAGAAGAGATCGTCAAAGGACGAATTGTTGGTATTTCCAACAAAGACGTCACCATCGATGTCGGCTACAAATCAGAAGGCATCGTTTCAAAACTTGAGTTCCGCGATGAAGATGAGCTCAAAGTCGGCGACGAGGTCGAGGTTTATCTCGAAAACATCGAAGACAAGATGGGTCAGCTTATTCTCTCCAAGAGGAAAGCAGATGTTCTCAGAATCTGGGACAAGATTTACGATTCAATCGAGAACGATACCATCATCAACGGAAAGATCATCAACCGCGTCAAAGGCGGCATGACGGTTTCGCTTTCAGGAGTCGAAGCCTTCCTTCCGGGTTCTCAGATCGATGTCAAGCCCGTCCGCGATTTCGACGCACTCGTCGGTCAGACCATGGACTTCAGGGTTGTCAAAATCAATCCGGTCACCCAGAACATCGTTGTCAGTCACAAGGTCATTCTTGAAGAAGAGTACGCAGCGAAACGCGAAGAGATGCTGGCCAATATCAAGGTCGGCATGGTTCTCGAAGGTACGGTTAAAAACATCACCGACTTCGGTATTTTCGTTGATCTTGGCGGTCTTGACGGTCTTGTTCACATTACCGATATCACCTGGGGCCGTATCAACCATCCTTCAGAAGTTGTCGAACTTGATCAGCCGATCAAGGTTGTTGTTGTTGGCTTTGACGAAGACACCAAGCGTGTCTCTCTCGGCATGAAGCAGCTCGAGCCTCATCCGTGGGAAAATATCGAGATCAAATACCCTGTTGGAACCAAAACCAACGGTCGTGTTGTCTCCATTACCGACTACGGTGCTTTTGTCGAGATCGAGAAAGGCATCGAGGGTCTTGTTCACATTTCCGAAATGAGCTGGACGCAGCATATCAAGCATCCAAGCCAGTTTGTTTCTCTCGGCCAGGAAGTCGAAGTCGTTATCCTCAACATCGACAAGGATCACACCAAGCTTTCACTCTCCATGAAACGCGTCACCGAAGATCCGTGGATCGCGCTTTCCGAGAAATATATCGAAGCGTCCCTGCACAAGGGCACTGTCAGCAACATCACCGATTTCGGTGTCTTTGTTGAGCTTGAACCCGGTGTCGATGGCCTGGTACACATTTCAGACCTCTCATGGACCAAGAAAATCCGTCATCCCAGCGAACTGGTTAAAAAGAATCAGGATCTTGAAGTCAAGGTGCTCAAATTCGACGTCAACGCACGCCGTATCGCCCTTGGTCACAAGCAGATCAACCCGGATCCATGGGATGAATTCGAGCAGAAATACGCAGTCGGCGCCGAATGCGCAGGCGAGATCTCCCAGATCATTGAAAAAGGCGTGATCGTCATCCTTCCTGGTGACGTCGATGGTTTTGTCCCGGTATCGCACCTGCTTCAGGGCGGTGTCAAGGACATCCACACCTCATTCAAAGTCGGTGATGCACTCCCGCTTCGCGTGATCGAGTTCGACAAAGAGAACAAACGAATCATCCTCTCCGCGCTCGAGTACTTCAAAGACAAGAGCAAGGAAGAGATCGAAGAGTACCTGCAGGCTCATCCGAACGAGAAGAAAGAGATCGAAGATGCCAGCGCATCACTCGAATCTCAGCCAAAATCCTCGAAAAAGGCCTAA
- a CDS encoding MiaB/RimO family radical SAM methylthiotransferase yields the protein MVKKRDRIKTIFAVTLGCKLNYAETSSILERFVKCGWRIASKDEQPDVVVVHTCAVTGQAEQKSRQQIRRMIRTYPASRIVVIGCYAQLSPERIENIEGVDVILGSKGKFDIEKYCAAEETGVFIDVAPVASIASPVPAHSLIEKREMGRSRAFLKIQDGCDYGCGYCAIPLARGRSLSIDPDVVLDGARALAGAGYCEIVLTGVNIAAYRFGELDFAGLLRLLDQVDVQRIRVSSIEPDCLTDELIDVVASSQRIMPHFHLPLQGGSDVVLRSMARRYTTAYYRDRLFRAVRRISGCAVGADVMTGYPGETGEDFQSAYDFIASLPLAYLHIFTCSIRPGTALARQVQSGLRQPVAHDIVRHRSRLLRELGERKKREFLASCVGREVNVLIEECSCGEGSELFCSGYTPHYIRVRIAIEGSLSTDPLIGRERRVKVLNVSGDLDLEGIFVT from the coding sequence ATGGTTAAAAAAAGAGATCGTATAAAAACTATTTTTGCTGTTACTCTTGGCTGTAAACTCAATTACGCTGAAACATCGTCTATTCTCGAGCGTTTCGTGAAGTGTGGCTGGCGGATTGCATCGAAAGATGAACAGCCCGATGTTGTTGTTGTGCACACCTGTGCAGTCACAGGCCAGGCGGAGCAGAAGTCCCGTCAGCAGATACGGCGTATGATCAGAACATATCCGGCAAGTCGGATTGTCGTCATCGGGTGCTATGCTCAACTCTCTCCTGAACGTATAGAAAATATCGAAGGTGTCGATGTTATTCTTGGTTCAAAAGGGAAGTTTGACATCGAAAAGTATTGTGCCGCAGAAGAGACCGGGGTGTTCATCGATGTTGCGCCTGTTGCTTCGATAGCATCGCCTGTCCCTGCGCATTCGCTTATAGAAAAACGGGAGATGGGGCGTAGCCGTGCATTTTTAAAAATTCAGGATGGTTGCGACTACGGATGCGGCTACTGCGCAATTCCTCTTGCCCGGGGTCGTTCGCTTTCCATTGATCCGGATGTCGTGCTCGATGGGGCCCGTGCGCTTGCCGGAGCCGGGTATTGCGAGATTGTGCTGACCGGCGTCAATATCGCGGCCTACCGTTTCGGTGAACTCGATTTCGCAGGACTTCTTCGTCTCCTTGACCAGGTCGATGTGCAGCGCATAAGGGTCAGTTCGATAGAGCCGGACTGCCTTACCGACGAGCTGATCGATGTCGTTGCTTCCTCTCAAAGAATCATGCCCCATTTTCACCTCCCGCTTCAGGGTGGATCGGATGTCGTTCTGCGCTCCATGGCAAGGCGCTATACCACCGCATACTATCGTGACCGTCTTTTCCGGGCGGTCAGGCGTATTTCCGGTTGTGCCGTGGGCGCTGACGTGATGACCGGTTATCCTGGCGAAACCGGGGAGGATTTCCAGTCAGCATACGATTTCATTGCGTCGCTTCCCCTCGCCTATCTGCATATTTTCACCTGTTCAATCCGGCCTGGAACCGCACTGGCGCGACAGGTTCAGAGCGGCCTTCGTCAGCCTGTCGCTCACGATATTGTACGTCATCGAAGTCGGCTTCTTCGTGAGCTTGGTGAACGCAAAAAGCGTGAATTTCTTGCCTCATGTGTCGGTCGTGAGGTCAATGTACTCATTGAGGAATGCTCTTGTGGAGAGGGTTCAGAGCTCTTTTGTTCAGGTTATACCCCGCACTATATACGTGTGCGGATAGCCATAGAGGGCTCTTTGTCCACAGATCCGCTCATTGGCAGGGAGCGACGGGTCAAGGTGCTGAACGTCAGCGGTGATTTGGATTTAGAAGGCATATTCGTAACTTGA
- a CDS encoding sulfite exporter TauE/SafE family protein, whose translation MQFLLMIATGLAAGVLSGMFGVGGGVIIVPVLVLALGFTQHAANATSLVALLLPVGLLGVLEYFRAGKIGTDNIWFGLLIAAGLFFGALLGAKLANGLSGDVLRKMFAVFLGIVAVRMWLQ comes from the coding sequence ATGCAATTTCTGCTGATGATAGCCACCGGCCTGGCTGCAGGGGTTTTGTCGGGAATGTTTGGTGTCGGGGGCGGGGTGATTATCGTCCCTGTTCTGGTACTGGCGCTGGGTTTTACACAGCACGCGGCCAATGCAACATCACTCGTGGCACTGCTCCTGCCTGTGGGGCTTCTGGGTGTGCTTGAATATTTTCGCGCCGGAAAGATCGGAACAGACAACATATGGTTCGGCCTGCTGATAGCTGCGGGGCTGTTTTTCGGCGCTCTTCTCGGGGCAAAACTTGCCAACGGTCTTTCGGGTGATGTGCTTCGAAAAATGTTTGCTGTTTTTCTTGGAATTGTTGCCGTCCGAATGTGGTTACAATAA
- the cmk gene encoding (d)CMP kinase: MRRQAEKIIVAIDGPAASGKSTTARRVAKKLGYTYIDTGAMYRSVTLKALEAGVMERLKAHPEEVEKLLDPIDITFEGEHIVLDGRDVSSAIRENRVSRNVSFISSLKPVRDTLKRLQQDMGRKREVVMDGRDIGTVVFPDAELKIFLIADAAERARRRYAELLEKSTDSRTLPTVEELKQELIRRDNDDAARTHAPLRKHREAVEVDTSSLTIDEQVELVYNLAMERMSS, from the coding sequence ATCAGACGTCAAGCAGAAAAAATCATCGTAGCGATCGACGGTCCTGCGGCATCGGGAAAAAGCACGACAGCCCGTCGGGTTGCCAAAAAGCTCGGTTATACCTATATCGATACCGGGGCGATGTACCGTTCGGTCACGCTCAAGGCTCTCGAGGCAGGTGTGATGGAGCGTCTCAAGGCCCATCCCGAAGAGGTTGAAAAGCTTCTTGACCCTATTGACATCACCTTCGAAGGTGAACATATTGTTCTTGACGGCAGAGATGTCAGCTCGGCTATCAGGGAAAACAGGGTTTCGCGCAATGTCAGTTTTATCAGTTCCCTGAAGCCTGTTCGCGATACCCTCAAACGGCTTCAGCAGGATATGGGCCGCAAGAGGGAAGTGGTCATGGATGGCCGTGATATCGGCACCGTGGTATTTCCCGATGCCGAACTGAAGATCTTCCTTATAGCCGATGCGGCTGAACGCGCAAGGCGTCGGTATGCGGAACTGCTGGAGAAATCCACAGACAGCCGGACGTTGCCGACCGTCGAAGAACTCAAACAGGAACTGATCCGGCGCGATAACGACGATGCAGCGCGTACGCACGCTCCGCTCAGGAAGCATCGTGAAGCAGTCGAGGTCGATACCTCGTCACTTACCATCGATGAACAGGTTGAGCTTGTCTACAACCTCGCGATGGAGCGGATGTCATCCTGA
- a CDS encoding sodium:proton antiporter: MKKSLLYMFCMAVVAVVLMVSGFSGVLYASEAAEAVHAVAAATHHTAAAVHHLPPVWMVIPFVVLLLMIATGPLFYHHFWEHNYSKVSVILAAIVAGFYGFFMDHGTHALLHTLEEYISFIALIASLFIASGGILIKIEQRGRPAVNAVLLFVGAILADIIGTTGASMLLIRPYLRINEGRLKPFHVVFFIFIISNVGGGLTPIGDPPLFLGFLKGVPFFWILKEIWPIWLATVLALIGVFMVLDAKAGKGTVPEELKGKTGGGVKIVGSRNFLFLIVIIISVFLDPAVIAGFPSLQDMFHVPFGIREVIMFAVAFIAYKAADQDALKGNEFNFEPIKEVAFLFIGIFATMIPALELIGAYAASHAGDFSVTRFYWMTGALSGVLDNAPTYLNFLAGSMGKFGLDIGAMSSVKEFSEGVASPIANDVPSNIYLLAISVAAVFFGAMTYIGNAPNFMVKNIAEQADADVPSFVEYVYKYSIPVLVPLFIVIWFVFFNH; encoded by the coding sequence ATGAAAAAATCCCTGCTCTACATGTTCTGTATGGCCGTGGTTGCTGTCGTCCTGATGGTGTCCGGCTTCAGCGGCGTGCTCTATGCCAGTGAAGCGGCAGAAGCTGTTCACGCCGTCGCTGCCGCAACGCACCACACCGCTGCTGCAGTGCATCATCTTCCTCCTGTATGGATGGTGATTCCGTTTGTCGTCCTGTTGCTGATGATCGCCACCGGTCCGTTGTTTTACCACCATTTCTGGGAACACAACTATTCGAAAGTCTCCGTTATTCTTGCTGCAATTGTTGCAGGCTTCTACGGCTTCTTTATGGACCACGGCACTCACGCCCTGCTCCATACCCTCGAAGAGTACATTTCGTTTATCGCATTGATCGCCTCGCTCTTTATCGCTTCCGGAGGCATTCTTATCAAAATCGAACAGCGTGGGCGTCCTGCCGTCAATGCTGTACTGCTCTTTGTCGGAGCTATTCTGGCCGACATCATTGGAACGACTGGTGCATCCATGCTTCTGATTCGTCCCTATCTGCGTATCAACGAAGGACGTCTCAAGCCGTTTCATGTGGTCTTCTTTATCTTTATCATCAGTAACGTCGGCGGCGGACTCACGCCGATCGGTGATCCTCCTCTCTTTCTCGGCTTCCTCAAAGGGGTCCCTTTCTTCTGGATTCTCAAAGAGATCTGGCCGATCTGGCTGGCAACCGTACTCGCTCTGATAGGTGTCTTCATGGTGCTTGACGCAAAAGCCGGTAAAGGAACTGTTCCTGAAGAACTCAAAGGCAAGACCGGAGGTGGCGTCAAGATTGTCGGATCAAGAAACTTCCTCTTCCTCATCGTCATTATTATTTCGGTCTTCCTCGATCCGGCCGTCATTGCAGGCTTCCCGAGCCTTCAGGACATGTTTCATGTCCCGTTCGGTATTCGTGAAGTGATCATGTTCGCCGTCGCTTTCATCGCCTATAAAGCTGCCGACCAGGACGCGCTCAAAGGCAACGAGTTCAACTTCGAGCCCATCAAAGAGGTCGCGTTTCTTTTTATCGGCATTTTCGCCACCATGATTCCCGCGCTGGAACTCATCGGCGCCTATGCCGCGTCTCACGCAGGGGATTTTTCAGTCACCCGGTTTTACTGGATGACCGGCGCGCTCTCCGGCGTGCTCGATAATGCACCGACCTATCTCAACTTCCTTGCCGGCTCAATGGGTAAGTTCGGTCTCGATATCGGCGCTATGTCTTCTGTCAAGGAGTTTTCTGAGGGTGTCGCATCTCCTATCGCAAATGATGTGCCATCCAATATCTATCTGCTTGCCATTTCCGTTGCAGCCGTGTTTTTCGGTGCCATGACCTATATTGGCAACGCTCCGAACTTCATGGTCAAGAATATTGCCGAGCAGGCTGACGCCGATGTGCCGAGCTTTGTCGAATATGTCTACAAATATTCGATTCCGGTTCTGGTGCCGCTGTTTATCGTTATCTGGTTTGTCTTTTTTAACCACTAA
- the era gene encoding GTPase Era gives MSDHDNFSCGYAAIIGPPNAGKSTLLNRLLDHKLSIVTPKSQTTRKKITGIYHNEDCQIIFLDTPGIMIDPMHMLHEAMLKTTRETLREADVVVALIPAVRKETLFDREFTKQLFHDWLTREKKPVVAVLNKCDLLSKAEQKEALAMIRKELKPEKAMALSALQGTHVDDLVEALQPFLPMDEPLYPEDILSTAPERFFVSEIIREKIFLQYGKEIPYATEVVIDEFKEQHEEDPTRKDLIRCSVVVERDTQKHILIGKKGSALKKLGQASREEIEKFLDRPVFLEIFVKVRPNWRRKKGMLKSYGY, from the coding sequence ATGTCAGACCATGATAATTTCTCATGCGGTTACGCCGCAATAATCGGCCCGCCGAATGCCGGAAAGTCAACCTTGCTTAACCGCCTTCTTGACCATAAGCTCTCCATAGTAACGCCTAAGTCTCAAACTACAAGAAAAAAAATCACGGGCATATACCATAATGAAGATTGCCAGATAATTTTTCTCGACACTCCGGGGATCATGATCGACCCTATGCACATGCTTCACGAAGCGATGCTGAAAACGACACGTGAAACATTGAGAGAAGCTGACGTCGTCGTTGCGCTCATCCCTGCTGTCAGAAAAGAGACGCTCTTTGACCGGGAATTCACGAAACAGCTCTTTCATGATTGGCTTACCCGCGAGAAAAAGCCTGTTGTGGCTGTCCTGAACAAATGCGATCTGCTCTCGAAGGCGGAACAGAAAGAAGCGCTTGCGATGATACGCAAGGAGCTGAAGCCGGAAAAAGCGATGGCGCTGTCGGCACTGCAGGGCACTCATGTCGATGATCTTGTTGAGGCACTCCAGCCGTTCCTCCCCATGGACGAACCGCTCTATCCTGAAGACATTCTCAGTACGGCTCCTGAACGTTTTTTTGTCAGCGAGATCATCCGAGAAAAAATCTTTCTGCAGTACGGCAAAGAGATTCCCTACGCAACAGAGGTCGTTATCGATGAGTTCAAGGAGCAGCATGAAGAAGACCCGACACGCAAAGACCTGATCCGCTGCTCAGTCGTCGTCGAACGTGACACCCAAAAGCACATCCTGATAGGGAAAAAAGGAAGTGCCCTGAAAAAACTGGGACAGGCATCAAGAGAAGAGATTGAAAAATTCCTCGATCGCCCGGTATTCCTTGAAATCTTCGTGAAAGTCAGACCGAACTGGCGAAGGAAAAAAGGCATGCTGAAAAGTTACGGGTATTGA
- the rodA gene encoding rod shape-determining protein RodA, which yields MNQYNTLDGWLLGLMFGLIFLGLMAIYSASNGVGSVDLFYKQLMWFGIGLIVMAMVYYLDTNIIKEYVVVYYIIGLIFLVLVLLFGTKVAGATSWVRIGFISIQPSEIAKVTTILMLAKYLATDDTDITSPRHILIAIAIAVVPAMLVMLQPDMGTTLTYLSYLFPVMIMAGFNAYYLMLFGVPVLLTVIGFFNIYLLLIFALSSLVVLFLIKRRLYFSHFLVTALGLAGGLFTLNSASKILQPHQMKRIQTFLDPMSDPLGAGYNALQAKIAIGSGGFFGKGFLEGTQTQLRFIPAQWTDFIFCVIGEELGLLGAIVLLSLFLALLLRLLWMVSVIKNKFVELTLVGFVSLLLVHVMINIGMTIGLFPVIGVPLPFLSYGGSSLLGNMLMVALALNFNRNKRNLGY from the coding sequence ATGAATCAATATAACACGTTGGATGGATGGTTACTCGGTTTAATGTTTGGTTTGATATTTTTAGGGCTGATGGCTATCTACAGTGCAAGTAACGGTGTAGGATCTGTCGATCTTTTTTATAAGCAGCTTATGTGGTTTGGTATCGGACTGATCGTCATGGCGATGGTCTATTATCTTGATACGAATATCATTAAGGAGTATGTTGTCGTTTATTATATCATAGGGTTGATCTTTCTTGTTCTCGTGTTACTTTTCGGTACAAAAGTCGCCGGTGCAACCAGTTGGGTCAGGATCGGTTTTATCAGTATTCAGCCGTCAGAGATCGCAAAAGTCACGACCATTCTCATGCTGGCAAAGTACCTTGCCACTGACGATACCGATATCACATCTCCCCGTCATATTCTTATAGCCATCGCCATAGCTGTTGTGCCGGCAATGCTTGTTATGCTGCAGCCTGATATGGGCACAACTCTCACCTACCTTTCCTATCTCTTTCCGGTCATGATTATGGCAGGTTTCAATGCCTACTATCTCATGTTGTTCGGTGTTCCTGTTCTGCTCACTGTTATCGGTTTTTTCAATATTTATCTTCTTCTCATTTTCGCTCTCTCCAGCCTTGTCGTACTCTTTCTCATCAAGCGAAGACTCTATTTCTCACATTTTTTGGTGACAGCTCTCGGTTTAGCAGGAGGCTTATTTACTCTCAACTCCGCATCGAAAATTCTTCAGCCACACCAGATGAAACGTATACAAACATTTCTGGATCCGATGTCCGATCCTCTCGGTGCAGGCTACAACGCTCTCCAGGCAAAAATCGCTATCGGCTCAGGAGGATTTTTCGGCAAAGGGTTTCTGGAGGGGACCCAGACCCAGTTACGCTTTATACCCGCTCAGTGGACTGACTTTATTTTCTGTGTTATCGGTGAAGAGCTCGGCCTTCTCGGGGCGATCGTTCTGCTCAGCCTCTTTCTGGCGCTTTTGCTCAGATTGCTCTGGATGGTCAGTGTCATCAAAAATAAATTCGTCGAGCTAACCCTTGTCGGCTTCGTCTCGCTCCTCCTCGTCCATGTCATGATCAACATCGGCATGACCATCGGTCTTTTTCCCGTCATCGGCGTTCCACTCCCATTCCTCTCCTACGGAGGATCCTCACTCCTCGGCAACATGCTCATGGTAGCCCTCGCACTCAACTTCAACCGCAACAAACGCAATCTCGGGTATTGA
- a CDS encoding adenine phosphoribosyltransferase: protein MPIKSRIRTIPDYPKKGIMFRDITTLLKDPVGFRLVIDQITQHYLENGINFDMIIGMEARGFIIGGALSYTLGKGFVPIRKPGKLPGETVNQEYQLEYGTDKVEMHIDALEKGTRVLLVDDLLATGGTALAGAALIEKVGGVVADMAFIVNLPDIGGQKKLEEKGYSLFSLTEFEGD, encoded by the coding sequence ATGCCTATCAAATCCCGTATCCGGACCATTCCGGATTATCCGAAAAAGGGAATCATGTTCCGCGACATTACCACCCTCCTCAAGGACCCGGTAGGTTTCAGGCTCGTGATTGACCAGATTACCCAGCACTACCTGGAAAACGGCATCAATTTCGATATGATCATCGGTATGGAAGCCCGAGGATTCATTATCGGCGGTGCACTCTCCTACACGCTTGGCAAAGGGTTTGTCCCGATCAGAAAACCCGGCAAGCTGCCCGGCGAAACGGTCAATCAGGAATACCAGCTTGAGTACGGTACCGATAAGGTTGAGATGCATATCGACGCTCTCGAAAAAGGTACTCGCGTTCTGCTTGTCGACGATCTTCTTGCCACCGGAGGCACCGCTCTTGCCGGCGCAGCGCTCATAGAAAAAGTCGGCGGGGTTGTTGCAGATATGGCCTTCATCGTCAATCTTCCTGATATCGGCGGCCAGAAAAAGCTTGAGGAGAAAGGCTATAGCCTCTTCTCTCTCACTGAGTTCGAAGGAGACTGA
- a CDS encoding HU family DNA-binding protein, with product MSKTTTKADLVNTISHTTGLTKHETEAVVDCLFESIIDSLKAGKRIEIRGFGSFNIRYKNERLARNPRTGEKVSVEAKNVPTFKISKEFKHAVSQSLQTNDAK from the coding sequence ATGAGCAAAACAACGACAAAAGCAGATCTTGTCAACACTATTTCACACACAACAGGGTTGACAAAACACGAAACAGAAGCGGTCGTGGACTGTCTTTTCGAGAGTATCATTGACTCGCTCAAAGCAGGCAAGCGCATTGAAATCCGCGGCTTCGGTTCGTTCAACATTCGCTACAAAAATGAGCGGCTGGCACGCAACCCCAGAACCGGTGAAAAGGTATCGGTGGAGGCAAAAAATGTCCCGACATTCAAGATATCCAAGGAGTTCAAGCATGCTGTCAGCCAGAGCCTTCAAACCAATGACGCCAAGTGA